Proteins encoded by one window of Streptacidiphilus sp. PB12-B1b:
- a CDS encoding NUDIX hydrolase — protein MLPPSDGPPGVAAAIVIREGRVLMVRRRVSEGQLVWQFPAGKIEPGESPEQAAVRETAEETGLNVAAIKVLGERVHPETGRWMSYMACEIVSGTAAVGDPRELDALAWVALAEIPAYVPYGIFEPLQAYLDIALND, from the coding sequence ATGCTCCCGCCCTCAGACGGGCCGCCAGGTGTCGCTGCCGCGATCGTGATCCGAGAGGGTCGGGTGCTGATGGTCCGGCGCCGGGTCAGCGAGGGCCAGCTTGTGTGGCAGTTCCCGGCGGGCAAGATCGAGCCCGGCGAGTCTCCCGAGCAAGCAGCTGTCCGCGAGACCGCCGAGGAGACGGGGCTGAACGTGGCCGCCATCAAGGTCCTCGGCGAGCGCGTCCACCCAGAGACTGGCCGATGGATGTCGTACATGGCCTGCGAGATCGTCAGCGGCACCGCTGCCGTCGGTGACCCACGAGAACTGGACGCACTGGCGTGGGTGGCGCTTGCAGAGATCCCCGCATACGTCCCGTACGGGATCTTCGAGCCCCTACAGGCATACCTGGATATCGCGCTCAATGACTGA
- a CDS encoding flavoprotein, whose protein sequence is MTEHREPFLYVVVCASGIADGVGELITAAQAEGWGVGVIATPNGLGFIDQEAVEAQTGYPIRSAWRTPSIPQPLPPADAIAVAPATFNTINKWAAGISDTLALGILCEAYGLGIPVAVQPYVNSAQAAHPAYGESLARLRSMGVLIGDYVPHRPKAGGGRDKYNWTHVLDLLRPVAASASERD, encoded by the coding sequence TTGACCGAGCACCGCGAGCCGTTCCTCTACGTCGTCGTCTGCGCGTCGGGCATCGCCGACGGAGTGGGCGAGTTGATCACCGCTGCCCAGGCCGAGGGCTGGGGAGTCGGCGTGATCGCGACCCCGAACGGACTCGGCTTCATAGACCAGGAGGCCGTCGAAGCCCAGACCGGCTACCCGATCCGCTCCGCCTGGCGCACGCCGAGTATCCCCCAGCCGCTGCCCCCGGCCGACGCGATCGCCGTCGCGCCGGCCACCTTCAACACCATCAACAAGTGGGCTGCCGGCATCTCCGACACCCTCGCGCTCGGCATCCTCTGCGAGGCGTACGGCCTCGGCATCCCGGTGGCCGTCCAGCCCTACGTCAACTCCGCCCAAGCTGCCCACCCCGCGTACGGGGAGAGCCTGGCCCGGCTCCGGTCGATGGGCGTCCTGATCGGTGACTACGTCCCGCACAGGCCCAAGGCCGGCGGGGGCCGCGACAAGTACAACTGGACCCACGTCCTCGACCTGCTCCGCCCCGTGGCGGCCTCAGCGTCGGAGAGGGATTAG
- a CDS encoding DUF3631 domain-containing protein encodes MESTSHQLDPAAPTVTWPPVAKAGEPGTYLPAQQALASTACGRDAEAAPADPAVPDGTDLMPDTEATEGADLLAQLRAQIAKFVILPSDQALDATTLWVAATHLQGSWQHAPRLAVVGPAKRCGKSRLLDVLTETVHNPVATVNSSPAAIFRSISEEPPTLLVDEADTIFGSPKMAERNEEMRGLLNAGHQRDRYVLRVVGKEHAPGRFHTFAMAAIAGIGDLPDTIMDRSIVIRMRRRAEGERVSPYRTKRDRPALHAIRDKIARWTAPLADQALRLEPAMPVEDRAADTWEPLVIIADLAGGPWPRRARQACKRMVDAEVQTEEDNPGGARILADIRRIFHANREADSLTTDQLLRELNDNAEAPWAEAARGGLTPRALGAMLREFGITSGNVRLGDGTQRKGYTRHKFLDAWRRYCPTVHPVTTATAESTGTGSRG; translated from the coding sequence ATGGAGTCTACGTCCCACCAGCTCGATCCGGCAGCTCCCACCGTGACTTGGCCGCCGGTCGCCAAGGCCGGCGAGCCCGGCACCTACCTGCCCGCCCAGCAGGCCCTCGCGTCCACAGCCTGTGGACGCGACGCCGAGGCGGCGCCTGCCGACCCCGCCGTCCCGGACGGGACCGACCTGATGCCCGACACCGAGGCGACCGAGGGCGCCGACCTGCTCGCGCAGCTGAGGGCCCAGATCGCGAAGTTCGTGATCCTTCCCTCCGACCAGGCCCTGGACGCCACCACGTTGTGGGTCGCCGCGACCCACCTGCAGGGCTCGTGGCAGCATGCCCCGCGCCTGGCCGTGGTCGGCCCGGCCAAGCGCTGCGGCAAGTCCCGCCTGCTCGACGTCCTCACCGAGACGGTGCACAATCCCGTGGCGACGGTGAACTCGTCTCCGGCCGCCATCTTCCGCTCGATCAGCGAGGAGCCGCCCACCCTGCTGGTGGACGAGGCGGACACGATCTTCGGAAGCCCGAAGATGGCCGAGAGGAACGAGGAGATGCGCGGCCTGCTCAACGCCGGGCACCAGCGCGACCGCTACGTGCTGCGGGTGGTCGGCAAGGAGCACGCCCCGGGCAGGTTCCACACCTTCGCCATGGCGGCCATCGCCGGCATCGGCGACCTCCCCGACACGATCATGGACCGCTCCATCGTGATCCGCATGCGCCGCCGCGCCGAGGGCGAGCGCGTCTCCCCGTACCGCACCAAGCGCGACCGCCCCGCCCTGCACGCGATCCGCGACAAGATCGCCCGCTGGACGGCACCGCTCGCCGACCAAGCCCTGCGCCTGGAGCCCGCCATGCCGGTCGAGGACCGCGCGGCTGACACCTGGGAGCCCCTGGTGATCATCGCCGACCTCGCCGGAGGCCCCTGGCCCCGCCGTGCCCGCCAGGCGTGCAAGCGCATGGTCGACGCCGAGGTCCAGACGGAGGAGGACAACCCCGGCGGCGCACGGATCCTCGCCGACATCCGCCGGATCTTCCACGCCAACCGCGAGGCGGACAGCCTGACCACCGACCAGCTGCTGCGCGAGCTCAACGACAACGCCGAGGCCCCGTGGGCCGAGGCGGCCCGAGGCGGCCTGACCCCGCGCGCACTCGGCGCGATGCTCCGCGAGTTCGGCATCACCTCCGGCAACGTGCGCCTCGGCGACGGAACCCAGCGCAAGGGCTACACGCGCCACAAGTTCCTCGACGCCTGGCGCCGTTACTGCCCCACCGTCCACCCCGTCACCACGGCCACGGCCGAGAGTACGGGCACGGGCAGCAGAGGCTGA
- a CDS encoding ATP-binding protein produces MTAFTHARRISFIGTRRDHVPPAREAVVRVARSWGIDPTSLGDIALVADELLANAVIHAPGRLLAGIYLSPDGDRVVIEVYDPSRRMPTGAANFGNDELTTGRGMLLIEGLSETWGAEPTTHGKKVWAELAVPAVAVPEHPRSARRAALIASLVRTDRPRPRPHTPTWPSARAYKWFSQHRSPRAYRLRPCWSRRTGRAVTGAGRSFPRERPAPPRPTRAEQPCSTRTLLYGRMDG; encoded by the coding sequence GTGACCGCCTTCACCCACGCTCGGCGTATTTCGTTCATCGGCACCAGGCGTGACCACGTCCCACCAGCCCGAGAAGCCGTCGTCCGAGTCGCCCGCTCGTGGGGGATCGACCCGACTTCGCTTGGCGACATCGCTCTGGTCGCCGACGAGCTGCTCGCCAACGCGGTCATCCACGCGCCGGGGAGACTGCTCGCCGGCATTTATCTGTCACCGGACGGGGACCGGGTGGTGATCGAGGTGTACGACCCTTCGCGCCGGATGCCCACCGGCGCCGCGAACTTCGGCAACGACGAACTGACCACCGGTCGAGGCATGCTGCTGATCGAGGGCCTGTCGGAGACCTGGGGCGCGGAACCGACGACCCATGGCAAGAAGGTCTGGGCCGAACTGGCGGTGCCCGCTGTCGCGGTACCCGAGCACCCTCGCTCGGCCCGCCGGGCGGCACTCATCGCCAGCCTCGTCCGCACCGACCGTCCCAGGCCCCGTCCCCACACGCCCACCTGGCCAAGCGCCCGCGCGTACAAATGGTTCTCGCAGCACCGCTCGCCGCGCGCCTACCGACTCCGCCCGTGCTGGTCCAGGCGCACCGGCCGGGCGGTGACGGGGGCCGGTCGCTCTTTCCCCCGGGAGCGGCCGGCCCCACCCCGTCCGACTCGCGCGGAGCAGCCGTGCTCCACCCGAACTCTGCTCTACGGAAGGATGGATGGATGA
- a CDS encoding helix-turn-helix transcriptional regulator codes for MSRTAKGHSAAGGIGEVIRRARVLSGRSQADVATELGYHQSKISRLESGKGTQDIDVLRAVAAVLDIPLGSLGLSSHTSADSRTDDMHRRNFLAASVVALAAPTPTPRVGIELVQALLPGPVPTEHAPQPVAALASRLSQARRLFYTCRYAELEGALPSLIADLRQAQDAARGGDQALSGLLATAYQTAVSLLLKLGDHGNAWLAVGRAMAEAERSADPVVMASSVRVQAHVLARDRHTAPAVTLIRHTADQLSGSYDRRAPEYLAALGLMLLRGVTAASAGGDRATTAEFLAEAQEVARYVDLDGPEAWANFSPTNVALHSVSASVVLGDAGTALEAAQPLMRRRIPVPERRAALWVEAARAYSQQGRLAEGYKALRIAESCASEDIRRRPSVLELAGDMAARDRRGAVPELRRFCQELGVQV; via the coding sequence ATGTCGCGGACGGCCAAAGGACACTCCGCTGCGGGTGGGATCGGAGAGGTGATCCGCCGCGCACGAGTGTTGAGCGGCCGGTCTCAGGCGGACGTGGCCACCGAACTGGGCTACCACCAGTCGAAGATCAGCCGGTTGGAGAGCGGCAAGGGAACGCAGGACATCGACGTCCTGCGCGCTGTCGCAGCTGTGCTCGACATCCCGCTGGGAAGCCTCGGCCTGTCCTCCCATACCAGTGCGGACAGCAGGACGGACGACATGCACCGTCGCAACTTCTTGGCCGCGAGCGTCGTCGCGCTCGCGGCCCCGACACCTACTCCTCGCGTGGGGATAGAGCTGGTCCAGGCACTGCTGCCCGGACCCGTTCCAACTGAGCACGCACCACAACCCGTGGCGGCACTCGCATCCCGGCTCTCCCAGGCGCGGAGGCTCTTCTACACCTGCCGGTACGCCGAGCTCGAAGGCGCATTGCCGTCGCTGATCGCCGACCTTCGCCAGGCCCAGGACGCCGCCCGCGGCGGCGATCAAGCTCTGTCCGGGCTCCTCGCGACGGCGTACCAGACCGCGGTGAGCCTGTTACTCAAGCTCGGCGACCACGGCAACGCCTGGCTCGCGGTCGGCCGTGCCATGGCCGAGGCCGAGCGGAGCGCCGACCCCGTGGTGATGGCCTCCAGCGTCCGCGTCCAGGCGCACGTCCTCGCGCGCGACCGGCACACCGCGCCAGCCGTCACCCTCATCCGGCACACCGCCGACCAGCTCTCCGGTAGCTACGACCGGCGCGCGCCCGAGTACCTCGCCGCGCTGGGGCTCATGCTCCTTCGCGGCGTCACGGCGGCAAGCGCAGGCGGCGACCGTGCCACCACCGCCGAGTTCCTCGCCGAGGCTCAGGAGGTCGCCCGCTACGTCGACCTCGACGGCCCCGAAGCATGGGCGAACTTCAGTCCGACCAACGTCGCGCTCCACTCGGTGAGCGCCTCGGTCGTCCTCGGCGACGCGGGAACGGCGCTGGAAGCCGCCCAGCCCCTGATGCGCAGGCGCATCCCGGTCCCCGAGCGCCGGGCAGCACTGTGGGTGGAGGCTGCACGGGCCTACAGCCAGCAGGGCAGACTGGCGGAGGGATACAAAGCGCTCAGGATCGCGGAGAGCTGTGCCTCGGAGGACATCCGCCGGCGGCCCAGCGTGCTCGAGCTGGCCGGTGACATGGCCGCTCGCGACCGGCGCGGCGCCGTCCCGGAGCTTCGCCGTTTCTGCCAGGAGTTGGGAGTCCAGGTTTGA
- a CDS encoding MobC family plasmid mobilization relaxosome protein, translating to MTDTQYPRGAASESAKERKKSHTVKGLWQRAFGSRAPGGASSTACPTRGRTRGISAPGVAETAQREGAPGQEVGAEGGPDPDKLLAVQQQILADVRPTKTDDESSDHSTADDAAPKNRRYTGTKREERVGPLRFEPEEEPRLRAAATANGYRGLSGFAADVVLAFITGRFFIDLPLAEERRLIHEFRARVLRQISGIASNVNQIARALNGGYEPPVDIRRTLDELHGLLTEIAEALRQPANQEG from the coding sequence GTGACCGACACCCAGTACCCCCGCGGCGCCGCCAGTGAGAGCGCGAAGGAGAGGAAGAAGTCCCATACCGTGAAGGGTCTTTGGCAGCGGGCGTTCGGCAGCCGTGCCCCTGGCGGAGCCAGTAGTACCGCGTGTCCGACTCGTGGCCGGACTCGCGGGATCTCCGCCCCAGGGGTGGCGGAGACGGCCCAGCGCGAGGGCGCGCCGGGCCAGGAGGTCGGGGCCGAGGGCGGCCCCGACCCGGACAAGCTCCTTGCCGTCCAGCAGCAGATCCTCGCCGACGTCCGCCCGACCAAGACCGACGACGAGTCCTCCGACCACAGCACCGCTGATGATGCCGCGCCGAAGAATCGCCGCTACACCGGCACCAAGCGCGAAGAGCGCGTCGGCCCTCTGCGGTTCGAACCCGAGGAAGAGCCTCGGCTGCGTGCGGCTGCCACCGCCAACGGCTACCGCGGCCTGTCCGGGTTCGCCGCCGACGTCGTCCTGGCCTTCATAACCGGCCGGTTCTTCATCGACCTGCCCCTGGCGGAAGAACGCCGACTCATCCACGAGTTCCGCGCCCGTGTCCTGCGCCAGATCAGCGGTATCGCCAGCAACGTCAATCAGATCGCCCGAGCCCTCAACGGCGGATACGAGCCCCCGGTCGACATCCGCCGCACCCTCGACGAACTGCACGGCCTGCTCACCGAGATCGCCGAGGCCCTTCGCCAGCCCGCCAACCAGGAAGGCTGA
- a CDS encoding MarR family winged helix-turn-helix transcriptional regulator, which translates to MALHSLEVLDGEVSLPQFRLLLTLNDLGCSPSSKVAHALGLGASSITRLADRLAGSGHLARGRDARHRGVVTLELTERGHLLVDQVLAWRERELARVLAMLEPEQRAATAAGLRTFHTAVGENYAAELHGPVLL; encoded by the coding sequence GTGGCGTTGCACAGCCTGGAGGTCCTGGACGGCGAGGTGTCGCTGCCGCAGTTCCGGCTGCTGCTGACGCTGAACGACCTGGGCTGCTCTCCCTCCTCGAAGGTCGCGCACGCACTTGGTCTGGGGGCCTCCTCGATCACTCGGCTCGCGGACCGGCTGGCTGGCTCCGGCCACTTGGCGCGGGGACGGGACGCGCGCCACCGCGGTGTGGTCACCCTGGAGCTGACGGAGCGTGGGCACCTGCTGGTGGACCAGGTCCTGGCCTGGCGCGAACGGGAACTGGCCCGGGTCCTGGCCATGCTGGAACCCGAGCAGCGTGCGGCCACCGCCGCCGGCCTGCGGACCTTCCACACCGCGGTCGGGGAGAACTACGCCGCCGAGCTGCACGGCCCGGTGCTGCTGTGA
- a CDS encoding site-specific integrase yields the protein MKGSTYHRCYCRDAETGKPLGKACPKLGSRKHGAYSIRQELPNTEDGTRRSFNRAGYETLKEAQADLDHVRGLLALGKEDPDDLALVAELLVKVADEKAQLPDIEETRNRLKTGQDLSSRVTVGEWLDTWLAGKKIRKSGITRYECDVRVHLKPRIGQIRVDRLRVSTLAEMFTAIADANEEILENNALRHALKAELATVPIKGLENRARRKALRAELAEMPPFRRTTGAATRQRIRATLRTALNAAIPEGLITLNPAAHVKLDPATKPKGLVWTPERVAQWRETGVKPSPVMVWTPQQTGAFLDFVADDRLYAMWHVIAFRGLRRGEACGQLWSETNLDANSLTVTTQLVQDGWEIEESDPKTDGSFRAVALDDDTVAVLRRHREQQRKERADWGPAWKDTGRVFTNEDGSWLHPGKVTEMFARLIAASGLPPIRLHDLRHGAATLALAGGVDMKVVSEMLGHSSIKITSDTYTSVLPEIAKGAAEAAARLVPLQRKTEAEARTKAAAEAEKAKRKAAKKKAKIKAKKTKV from the coding sequence ATGAAGGGTTCCACCTACCACCGCTGCTACTGCCGCGACGCCGAGACCGGTAAGCCGCTCGGCAAGGCGTGTCCGAAGCTCGGCAGCCGGAAGCACGGCGCCTACTCCATACGCCAGGAGCTGCCCAACACCGAAGACGGCACACGCCGTTCGTTCAACCGCGCCGGCTACGAGACGCTCAAGGAGGCGCAGGCCGACCTCGACCACGTTCGCGGCCTGCTCGCCCTCGGCAAGGAGGATCCCGACGACCTGGCCCTGGTCGCCGAGCTGCTGGTGAAGGTCGCCGACGAGAAGGCCCAGCTGCCCGACATCGAGGAGACCCGCAACCGGCTGAAGACTGGTCAGGACCTGTCCAGCCGCGTCACCGTGGGCGAGTGGCTCGACACCTGGCTGGCCGGCAAGAAGATCCGCAAGTCCGGGATCACCCGCTACGAGTGTGACGTGCGGGTCCACCTCAAGCCCCGAATCGGGCAGATCCGCGTCGATCGGCTGCGGGTGAGCACGCTCGCCGAGATGTTCACGGCCATCGCCGACGCCAACGAGGAGATCCTGGAGAACAACGCCCTGCGGCACGCGCTGAAGGCCGAACTCGCCACGGTGCCGATCAAGGGCCTGGAGAACCGCGCCCGCCGCAAGGCTCTGCGCGCCGAACTCGCCGAGATGCCACCCTTCCGGCGGACGACCGGCGCGGCCACCCGCCAGCGCATCCGGGCCACGCTCCGGACCGCCCTGAACGCCGCGATCCCCGAGGGTCTGATCACCCTCAACCCGGCCGCCCACGTCAAGCTCGACCCGGCCACCAAGCCGAAGGGTCTGGTGTGGACACCCGAGCGGGTCGCGCAGTGGCGGGAGACCGGTGTGAAGCCCTCCCCCGTGATGGTCTGGACGCCTCAACAGACTGGCGCGTTCCTCGATTTCGTCGCTGACGACCGCCTGTACGCGATGTGGCACGTGATCGCCTTCCGCGGTCTTCGCCGAGGCGAGGCGTGCGGGCAGCTGTGGTCCGAGACCAACCTCGACGCCAACTCGCTGACCGTGACGACTCAGCTCGTGCAGGACGGCTGGGAGATCGAGGAGTCCGACCCCAAGACCGACGGGAGCTTCCGGGCCGTGGCCCTCGACGACGACACGGTGGCCGTCCTGCGGCGCCACCGCGAGCAGCAGCGCAAGGAACGGGCCGACTGGGGACCGGCCTGGAAGGACACCGGCCGGGTCTTCACCAACGAGGACGGCTCCTGGCTCCACCCCGGCAAGGTCACCGAGATGTTCGCGCGGCTGATCGCCGCGTCCGGGCTGCCACCGATCCGCCTGCACGACCTCCGCCACGGCGCGGCCACGCTCGCCCTCGCCGGCGGCGTCGACATGAAGGTGGTGTCCGAGATGCTCGGCCACTCCTCCATCAAGATCACGTCGGACACCTACACCAGCGTCCTGCCGGAGATCGCCAAGGGCGCGGCCGAGGCCGCCGCGCGGCTCGTCCCCCTCCAGCGGAAGACCGAGGCCGAGGCCCGCACCAAGGCTGCGGCCGAAGCCGAGAAGGCCAAGCGGAAGGCCGCGAAGAAGAAGGCGAAGATCAAGGCCAAGAAGACCAAGGTCTGA
- a CDS encoding DUF2637 domain-containing protein, giving the protein MTATNPIRPRLDAVLVQAAIAGALSFAHLHDIAESAGQHGWKAWAYPVSVDLLLVAAWHRMRNLRATGHPAGTAWTWFAIALTASLGANVATAGLLDLDHVPAWLRILVAGWPALAFFGGTLLAHNTTTTKAPAEPAKDELPLHENPEPSPAPQPVPNAEQDGLSSPAPVAERRDDVPASDEEPAAPRKRTGRPPAKTMDQLVEMMRPVVAEHGVSVAVVEKALSDAGIPISSKRRTELMTLLRDEQADPQPENADREPEQAREHPVPA; this is encoded by the coding sequence ATGACCGCCACCAACCCCATACGCCCCCGCCTGGACGCCGTCCTCGTGCAGGCCGCCATTGCTGGCGCCCTGTCCTTCGCCCACCTCCACGACATCGCCGAATCCGCCGGACAACACGGCTGGAAAGCCTGGGCCTACCCCGTCTCGGTCGACCTACTGCTCGTCGCCGCCTGGCACCGCATGCGCAACCTGCGCGCCACCGGACACCCGGCCGGCACCGCCTGGACCTGGTTCGCCATCGCCCTGACCGCCTCCCTCGGCGCGAACGTCGCCACCGCCGGCCTCCTCGACCTCGACCACGTCCCCGCCTGGCTGCGGATCCTGGTCGCCGGCTGGCCCGCCCTCGCCTTCTTCGGCGGCACCCTCCTCGCCCACAACACCACCACGACCAAGGCCCCCGCCGAACCCGCCAAGGATGAACTCCCGCTCCACGAAAACCCCGAGCCCTCCCCGGCACCCCAGCCCGTACCAAACGCGGAGCAGGACGGCCTGTCCAGCCCCGCGCCGGTGGCTGAGCGCAGGGACGACGTCCCGGCCTCCGACGAAGAACCGGCCGCGCCTCGCAAGCGCACCGGACGCCCACCGGCGAAGACCATGGACCAGCTCGTGGAGATGATGCGGCCGGTCGTCGCCGAGCACGGTGTCAGCGTCGCAGTGGTCGAGAAGGCCCTCAGCGACGCCGGGATTCCGATCAGCAGCAAGCGGCGGACGGAGCTGATGACGCTCCTGCGGGATGAGCAGGCCGACCCTCAGCCCGAGAACGCCGACCGCGAGCCTGAGCAGGCGCGTGAGCACCCGGTGCCCGCCTGA
- a CDS encoding helix-turn-helix domain-containing protein has protein sequence MTQRREEHWSTDDEDAPDWPERITKDVIRAITRRRQDLGLSAQDVADETGDLGYEVPRNVIANWESGRRKTITIPELIVVAEALDIAPVELLFSPALGGRVDYLPEMPSDRWSALTHFTGEARHSLGMYRLRLYRKHERIWQELQEEHHDAFQLEFKLFREKWPPGSQDKLDAFVAAVRERLQPVRAHLREIGLEVPYLTPSLGFLDAELPPLKTDTDLEDE, from the coding sequence ATGACACAACGCCGCGAGGAACACTGGTCCACCGACGACGAAGACGCGCCCGACTGGCCCGAACGGATCACCAAGGACGTGATCCGAGCAATCACCCGAAGGAGGCAAGACCTTGGACTGTCCGCGCAGGATGTGGCCGACGAAACAGGGGACTTGGGCTACGAAGTCCCCCGGAACGTCATCGCCAACTGGGAGTCCGGCAGGCGCAAGACGATCACGATTCCCGAGCTGATCGTCGTGGCCGAGGCCCTGGACATCGCGCCGGTCGAGCTGCTCTTCTCCCCAGCCCTCGGCGGCCGGGTCGACTACCTGCCAGAGATGCCCAGCGACCGCTGGTCGGCGCTCACCCACTTCACAGGAGAGGCCCGCCACTCGCTCGGGATGTACCGGCTCCGCCTCTACCGGAAGCACGAACGGATCTGGCAAGAGCTCCAGGAGGAACATCACGACGCGTTCCAGCTGGAATTCAAGTTGTTCCGGGAGAAATGGCCTCCCGGCTCACAGGACAAACTCGACGCTTTCGTCGCCGCCGTCCGCGAGCGGCTTCAACCCGTCAGAGCACACCTGCGCGAGATCGGCCTGGAAGTCCCGTACCTCACGCCAAGTCTCGGATTTCTCGACGCCGAACTCCCCCCACTGAAGACCGATACCGATCTGGAGGACGAATGA
- a CDS encoding relaxase/mobilization nuclease domain-containing protein, protein MIAPIKNPGSNTRGLLAYLYGPGRHDEHHDPHIVAGFAMLAMPDPGRDENATLTQLARYLDEPVRLRDSEPGKKRTDHVWHCPVRAAPEDRYLSDAEWSEIAERIVRAAGIAPKDDDLACRWIAVRHADDHIHILATTVREDGRRPKLHNSGQRVGAECREIEKDYGLRQLGTGDRTAERRPTQAEMHKAKRLGWEQTSREWLQDRIRAAIPHASNAEELLAYLQTDGVEVKILRFPSGDLRGYSVARPGDLKANGQPNYIPGGKIAPDLSLPKLQALLAASKPEEHPTARRNKPATRWQHATNALDTFTTDHDSTGDSGDARAQAHITALGELIEATAQTAPQDLRVELRAAAKTFARAQRSQVRADHTAAAGLRQAARDLVHASSGKDGSTLSVFVAALVWAAILSQRWHTAKGHAQQAEAARRTVQHLQAAYDRAAADQLGFLTQRQPKEQTRNTLASDVRAAIPDHATRILADPNWPALATVLADAEAGGYVPHQLLTEAAAHRELGSARLPAKVLIARIQHTSYNPAPNRTVEAALLRSSGAPTVRPHITNPQPIRTAPQRPGTQPRHR, encoded by the coding sequence GTGATCGCCCCCATCAAGAACCCCGGCTCCAACACCCGCGGCCTGCTCGCCTACCTCTACGGACCCGGCCGCCACGACGAGCACCACGACCCGCACATCGTCGCTGGCTTCGCCATGCTCGCCATGCCCGACCCCGGCCGCGACGAGAACGCCACCCTCACTCAACTCGCCCGCTACCTCGACGAGCCCGTCCGCCTGCGCGACAGCGAGCCCGGCAAGAAGCGCACCGACCACGTCTGGCACTGCCCCGTACGCGCCGCACCCGAGGACCGCTACCTCTCCGACGCTGAGTGGTCCGAGATCGCCGAGCGCATCGTCCGGGCCGCCGGCATCGCTCCCAAGGACGACGACCTGGCGTGCCGGTGGATCGCGGTGCGCCACGCGGACGACCACATCCACATCCTCGCCACCACCGTCCGCGAGGACGGCCGCCGCCCCAAGCTCCACAACAGCGGCCAGCGCGTCGGAGCCGAGTGCCGCGAGATCGAGAAGGACTACGGCCTGCGCCAGCTGGGCACTGGCGATCGGACCGCCGAACGTCGCCCCACCCAGGCCGAGATGCACAAAGCCAAGCGCCTCGGCTGGGAACAGACCAGCCGCGAGTGGCTCCAGGACCGCATCCGCGCCGCCATCCCCCACGCGAGCAACGCGGAGGAACTTCTCGCCTACCTCCAGACCGATGGCGTCGAGGTCAAGATCCTCCGCTTCCCGTCCGGCGACCTTCGGGGCTACTCCGTCGCCCGCCCCGGCGACCTGAAGGCCAACGGGCAGCCGAACTACATCCCCGGCGGGAAGATCGCCCCCGACCTGTCCCTGCCCAAGCTCCAGGCGCTCCTTGCAGCCAGCAAGCCGGAGGAGCACCCCACCGCCCGCCGCAACAAGCCCGCCACCCGCTGGCAGCACGCCACCAACGCCCTCGACACCTTCACCACCGACCACGACAGCACCGGCGACAGCGGCGACGCGCGTGCGCAGGCGCACATCACCGCCCTCGGTGAACTGATCGAGGCCACCGCCCAGACCGCGCCCCAGGACCTGCGCGTCGAACTCCGAGCAGCAGCAAAGACCTTCGCCCGCGCCCAGCGCTCCCAGGTCCGCGCCGACCACACAGCGGCAGCCGGTCTGCGGCAAGCCGCCCGTGACCTCGTGCATGCCAGCAGCGGCAAGGACGGCAGCACCCTCTCCGTCTTCGTCGCGGCCCTCGTCTGGGCCGCGATCCTCTCCCAGCGCTGGCACACCGCCAAGGGCCATGCCCAGCAGGCCGAAGCCGCGCGCCGAACCGTTCAGCACCTCCAGGCCGCCTACGACCGGGCCGCCGCCGACCAGCTCGGCTTCCTCACCCAGCGCCAGCCCAAGGAGCAGACCCGCAACACCCTCGCCAGCGACGTCCGCGCCGCCATTCCCGACCACGCGACGCGGATCCTCGCCGACCCCAACTGGCCCGCCCTCGCCACCGTGCTCGCCGACGCCGAGGCCGGCGGCTACGTGCCCCACCAACTCCTCACCGAGGCCGCTGCCCACCGCGAACTCGGCAGCGCTCGCCTGCCCGCGAAGGTCCTCATCGCCCGCATCCAGCACACCAGCTACAACCCCGCACCCAACCGCACCGTCGAGGCGGCACTCCTGCGCTCGTCCGGCGCCCCGACCGTCCGCCCCCACATCACCAACCCGCAACCCATCAGGACTGCCCCGCAGCGTCCCGGCACCCAGCCCCGACACCGCTGA